The following coding sequences lie in one Apium graveolens cultivar Ventura chromosome 1, ASM990537v1, whole genome shotgun sequence genomic window:
- the LOC141719124 gene encoding uncharacterized protein LOC141719124 isoform X2 codes for MASQVNNFSLSELNWKKNHPHIMSEPNHQKDSVENNGIEDFVEAKTWNFRPRKPLRKLSNGNNGARHESKGEIRQQLDVSTKTQQVKKEKKQKFSILLTHEEIENDIFIMTGGRPSRRPRKRAKTVQKQLDNLLPGSWLSAVTPDCYKVHDPPVKG; via the exons ATGGCTTCACAAGTTAACAACTTTTCTTTATCAGAATTGAATTGGAAAAAGAATCATCCCCACATCATGTCAGAGCCAAACCATCAAAAAGATTCAG TTGAAAACAATGGGATTGAGGATTTTGTTGAGGCAAAGACTTGGAATTTTAGGCCTCGAAAGCCTTTACGGAAGCTGAGTAATGGGAATAATGGAGCTCGACATGAGAGTAAAGGTGAAATTAGGCAACAGTTGGATGTTAGTACTAAGACTCAACAAGTTAAGAAGGAAAAGAAGCAGAAATTCTCAATCTTGCTTACGCACGAAGAGATTGAAAATGATATCTTTATAATGACTGGAGGAAGGCCGTCGAGAAGACCGAGGAAGCGTGCGAAGACTGTCCAGAAACAGCTTGAT AACCTGCTTCCTGGTTCGTGGTTGTCAGCAGTAACTCCTGATTGTTATAAAGTTCATGATCCTCCCGTAAAG GGTTAA
- the LOC141719124 gene encoding uncharacterized protein LOC141719124 isoform X1 — protein sequence MASQVNNFSLSELNWKKNHPHIMSEPNHQKDSDVAVENNGIEDFVEAKTWNFRPRKPLRKLSNGNNGARHESKGEIRQQLDVSTKTQQVKKEKKQKFSILLTHEEIENDIFIMTGGRPSRRPRKRAKTVQKQLDNLLPGSWLSAVTPDCYKVHDPPVKG from the exons ATGGCTTCACAAGTTAACAACTTTTCTTTATCAGAATTGAATTGGAAAAAGAATCATCCCCACATCATGTCAGAGCCAAACCATCAAAAAGATTCAG ATGTTGCAGTTGAAAACAATGGGATTGAGGATTTTGTTGAGGCAAAGACTTGGAATTTTAGGCCTCGAAAGCCTTTACGGAAGCTGAGTAATGGGAATAATGGAGCTCGACATGAGAGTAAAGGTGAAATTAGGCAACAGTTGGATGTTAGTACTAAGACTCAACAAGTTAAGAAGGAAAAGAAGCAGAAATTCTCAATCTTGCTTACGCACGAAGAGATTGAAAATGATATCTTTATAATGACTGGAGGAAGGCCGTCGAGAAGACCGAGGAAGCGTGCGAAGACTGTCCAGAAACAGCTTGAT AACCTGCTTCCTGGTTCGTGGTTGTCAGCAGTAACTCCTGATTGTTATAAAGTTCATGATCCTCCCGTAAAG GGTTAA